In the Silurus meridionalis isolate SWU-2019-XX chromosome 6, ASM1480568v1, whole genome shotgun sequence genome, one interval contains:
- the LOC124388032 gene encoding cystatin-like protein, with the protein MDGTLKILLLAALTLLVSAQTFDNYRSLPDELRTHIDKALKKANENFGLGFHVAFLLIKKPVKLDQKLYVNVLLQATTCKKTSDNAYEHRDECSTRQNNAPKIDCVVCKTHDGEELVDCARAFQVSKVTRNKCAINYLSGKNTAFRKSDDKEIGCIGCL; encoded by the exons ATGGATGGTACTCTTAAGATTTTGCTTCTGGCAGCCCTGACTCTGCTGGTTTCTGCTCAGACTTTTGATAACTACAGAAGTTTGCCTGATGAATTACGAACACATATAGACAAGGCTCTGAAAAAGGCAAACGAAAACTTTGGATTGGGTTTTCATGTTGCTTTTCTTTTAATCAAAAAACCAGTGAAG CTGGATCAAAAACTGTATGTAAACGTCCTTCTGCAAGCCACAACGTGCAAGAAGACTTCAGACAATGCATATGAGCACCGAGATGAATGTTCTACACGACAAAATAATGCA ccGAAGAttgattgtgttgtgtgtaagaCACACGATGGTGAAGAATTGGTGGACTGTGCCAGGGCTTTTCAG GTGTCAAAGGTTACACGaaataaatgtgcaattaaTTATCTTTCTGGAAAGAACACTGCCTTTCGGAAATCCGATGATAAGGAGATTGGATGTATCGGATGTTTGTAA